From a region of the Hymenobacter jejuensis genome:
- a CDS encoding sodium:proton antiporter — protein MIEFNRAVPGFAPMFLDAGASWPVAYWLLLPFFSLLALIATGPLFFPKFWARWYASIAVGLGLLMLGYYGFVRHDWHTTVETLAEYTSFVVLLTALYVAGGTMYLNINLEATPRRNVILLLAGAILASVIGTTGASLVLIRPFIRLNDQRVKPYQIVFFIFLVSNAGGLLTPLGDPPLFIGYLRGVPFFWTAWHLLLPWLVATGALLLLFWLKDRRNPYPSRLSRNERRRQRQEKGLPLYDFNGAQNLPWLLLVLVSVFLDPARVSWVPALHVFGLHLSFVREMLQLLAAWGCYRTADRKALSANHFTFEPMHEVAFLFFGIFLTMMPALQTAAAVASKPSVAGHLTPTALYWLTGSLSAFLDNAPTYASFLSLSMASHHLNINQDTDVQAFALSYLTMPLLRAISSGAVLFGAFTYIGNGPNFLVRSIAEKEGVPMPSFFGYIVRYAIPYLLLVLLLIGWLLTLW, from the coding sequence ATGATCGAATTTAACCGTGCCGTCCCTGGTTTTGCGCCGATGTTCCTGGATGCTGGCGCTTCTTGGCCAGTGGCTTACTGGTTGTTGCTGCCTTTTTTTAGTCTGTTAGCCCTGATTGCCACCGGGCCATTGTTCTTTCCTAAGTTCTGGGCGCGCTGGTACGCGTCCATTGCCGTTGGCTTGGGCCTGCTGATGCTGGGCTACTACGGCTTCGTCCGCCACGACTGGCACACCACCGTCGAGACCTTGGCCGAATACACCTCGTTCGTGGTGCTGCTCACGGCATTATACGTGGCCGGCGGCACTATGTATCTGAATATCAACTTAGAAGCCACGCCTCGCCGTAACGTGATTTTGCTGCTGGCTGGGGCTATACTGGCCAGCGTCATTGGCACCACCGGCGCCTCACTGGTGCTTATTCGGCCATTTATCCGGCTCAACGACCAACGAGTTAAGCCCTACCAGATCGTTTTTTTCATTTTTCTGGTCAGCAATGCCGGAGGCCTGCTCACGCCGCTCGGCGATCCGCCGCTGTTTATTGGGTACCTGCGCGGCGTGCCTTTTTTCTGGACTGCCTGGCACTTGTTGCTGCCGTGGCTGGTGGCTACCGGCGCGCTTTTACTGCTATTTTGGCTGAAAGACCGCCGTAACCCCTACCCCAGCCGCCTCTCCCGCAACGAAAGGCGCCGCCAACGGCAAGAAAAAGGCCTGCCGCTCTACGACTTCAACGGGGCACAAAACCTTCCGTGGCTGCTGTTGGTGCTGGTCAGCGTTTTCCTAGACCCTGCGCGCGTGTCGTGGGTACCGGCGCTCCATGTTTTTGGGCTGCACCTCTCCTTCGTGCGCGAAATGCTCCAGCTATTGGCCGCCTGGGGCTGCTACCGTACCGCCGACCGCAAAGCCTTAAGTGCCAATCACTTCACTTTCGAGCCGATGCACGAGGTGGCTTTTCTTTTTTTCGGCATTTTCCTGACCATGATGCCCGCCTTGCAGACGGCGGCGGCCGTTGCCTCCAAGCCTTCGGTGGCCGGTCATCTGACGCCTACTGCCCTTTATTGGCTAACGGGCAGCCTTTCCGCTTTTCTGGATAACGCGCCCACGTACGCCAGTTTCCTGTCGCTGAGTATGGCTAGCCATCATCTCAACATAAACCAAGACACTGATGTACAGGCCTTTGCCTTATCGTATCTGACTATGCCGCTGTTGCGGGCTATTTCCAGCGGCGCGGTTTTATTTGGCGCGTTCACTTACATCGGCAACGGACCCAATTTTTTGGTGCGCTCCATTGCGGAAAAGGAAGGGGTACCCATGCCTTCGTTTTTTGGCTACATCGTCCGATACGCCATTCCGTATCTACTGCTTGTGCTATTGCTAATCGGTTGGTTGTTAACGCTTTGGTAG
- a CDS encoding NifU family protein produces the protein MADHITTPAAPISIYAEASPNPESMKFVLNTTLLSEGVSVDYPNVEAAANSPLAQELFNFDYVGRVFIAANFVTVTKTTDLLWAQLIPELRTFLKSYVESGGPIFTVDPAAEQKAAQAAAAGDSSEADQQTSQKIIDLLDNYVRPAVEQDGGNITFRSYQDGVVTVNLQGSCSGCPSATVTLKSGIENLLKRMVPEVREVVAEGVTASF, from the coding sequence ATGGCTGATCATATCACCACTCCCGCTGCGCCCATTTCGATCTACGCTGAGGCCAGCCCCAACCCCGAATCCATGAAATTCGTGCTCAATACCACGCTTCTGAGCGAGGGGGTGAGCGTCGATTACCCGAATGTGGAGGCGGCGGCCAACTCGCCGCTGGCACAGGAGCTGTTCAATTTCGACTACGTAGGCCGCGTTTTCATCGCCGCGAACTTCGTAACGGTTACCAAAACCACCGATTTGCTGTGGGCTCAGCTCATCCCGGAGCTGCGCACGTTCCTGAAGTCGTACGTGGAGTCGGGCGGCCCGATTTTCACCGTCGATCCGGCTGCTGAGCAGAAAGCTGCGCAAGCCGCTGCCGCCGGCGACTCGTCGGAAGCCGACCAGCAAACCAGCCAAAAAATCATCGACCTGCTCGATAACTACGTGCGCCCCGCCGTAGAGCAAGACGGTGGCAACATTACCTTCCGTAGCTACCAAGATGGCGTCGTGACTGTGAACCTGCAAGGCTCGTGCTCGGGCTGCCCTTCGGCGACGGTTACCCTGAAGTCGGGCATCGAAAACCTGCTCAAGCGTATGGTACCCGAAGTAAGAGAAGTGGTTGCAGAAGGCGTTACGGCTTCTTTCTAA